In Ananas comosus cultivar F153 linkage group 14, ASM154086v1, whole genome shotgun sequence, the genomic stretch TGAGCCTGGTTCAGGGGAAAGTACTCACGTCCTACTCCAACATTACCGCCAGCTGTCGCAAATTAATGTGCGCTGAACATCTCATCTGATACAAATTTTCTCTTACGGTACCAAAAATCTTTTATTGTCCTAATAATCCTGTGACATAAATGGAGACAAAATGCGCTGTATACACAGTCAAATAATTGAGTCTCCTTAATTTCACTTTTATTCTCATTCAACGTCTCTTCTATTTTCGTCGCTTACGTAACATCAGTTACTTTAATTTATCGTAAAAGatgttcaattttatttttttttttaaattttagcaaaaaattattGCTAGAATTTTAGTTTTGGGGCCCATTCGACTTGTGAATCTAGTGATGATTTATTAAGAAGCCTATTAATCAATAATCATCATTTGCCAtagtactaataataataatatattttgtctcCATTTAGCCCATACTATTATTACTCTTTAATGAGTTGTGGGCTTTAGTAATTGTAGGGCCCATTATTAGCTGGCATTTGAGGTGCCCTTTAATGGTCCTTCCTCTACTAGCCTGCTAAGGCCTACATTTGGTAAAAAGATGGACACCAACCCCTCGACACTGGAAAAATTCCAATTGCGCCCCTCCACTATTTTCATTTTGATTGGCATCTTCTTTTAACTTCTGATTCTTCCCCTGATTTCTTTGTGTTGTTGCGAATCGATTGCGTACCCTTACCGCTTTAATTTGTTTATTCATGCGTTGTAAATTTTCTGCTTCTATCCACTCAACCATCCCTTTACTATTTTGTCGGGTCGTCCTTTTctattcgaatttgaatttttcgctttgttaattaatttttctcgAATGCCAAAGCTATGAATGTGTACAAAGTGGTACATGtgctttttttggtttttttggtgtttgtaatatctctctctctctatgtctaAAATGACACTATAGGCCTCTCTTTATCTTTATgaatgaattcaaatttaaagaaaatgacacTATTGCCCTCATTCTCCTTATAAATTCAAACTTGTGAGAGCCACTGACTACATAGTAAGTAGCAACTCACTCAAAGCATAATGGAAGGGAGAGCACTCCTCCTGCTTCTCTTCTCGCTCTCTTTCTTACTCTTATCTCCTCCTTCCCTCGCGAGGCCCGCAAACTTCGCGAGAGATTTCCGCGTTACTTGGGCCGAATCCCACATCAAACAACTCAACAATGGCACCTCAATCCAACTCATACTTGATCAATCctcaggtctctctctctctctctctctctctctctctctctctctctctttctcgatctctctctcgatctctccaTCTATCTATCTTGATAAAACTTGTTATCTTTGTAAAGGTTGCGGAATCGCTTCGAAGAACAAGTTCATGTTTGGGCATGTTAGCATGAAGATCAAGCTCATTTCGGGAGATTCCGCTGGGACCGTGACAGCATTTTACGTACACTTCTCTATTGATATACATCAAAGCTAGATAGTTGTTAAGAGTATCTCTGAATTGCTTTCTATTTGCATGGTGCATATATATTGAATGCTTCACATGACtctgaaaatttatatttcatgtATAGTTGAGCTCAGAGACGGACACGATACGAGATGAGCTCGACTTTGAGTTTCTAGGGAACCGGTCTGGTCAACCGTACACGGTTCAAACGAATGTATACGCCCACGGGAAAGGAGACAGAGAGCAAAGGGTGAATCTCTGGTTCGACCCTTCGGCCGATTATCATACATACTCAATCCTCTGGAACCACCATCACGTTGTGTAAGTTTATCACAAACATAAACTTACTGTACCCATCATAAGTCAAAAGCTGCTAGTTCTTAGAACAAGGAATATTGGTGTCATTAAGCAAGTTTTTCTGGAAGCTGAATCAGTAGGCAAGTTAAAGTTGAATCTAAATATAAGGCAAGtccaaaataatttaaactgTAGCTACTCACGGACTCACATGAGATAAATCCACACCAATGATTGCAAGAAGCTAAGTGATAAATCAAACAATGGACACCACTAATTGTACATGTCTCtaacgcaagtgacaaaaaacTTAATGAGCGATACCCTAGATTCCAAGTTCGATGCCTAAtcatttcatattttcatttaaacttgtctattaaaaaaataaataaagcggataaCATGCGACCATactatctgaaaaaaaaaaaaaaaaagctttacaAAGTACCTACCCCTCTCCTTGGGCTTTAATTTAACTTTAGAAGCATCATTGCACTCCCAATAGCCCCTTTTTAGCAGCTTTAAAGAAGCACAAGCATTTCCTCTTTATCTATTGACTAGTCTACTACTTCACTGTTGTATTGCGCCTTTAAGAGTCTTACTGTttaccgaccgtttctagagcaagtggcaaaaaatttggtggttagtactccaggtcccaagttcgaatcccaattgattcatatttctagctaagtttatttctaaatgaaataaataaagcgggtagcgtgctacctatctctgtCTCAAAAGAGTCCTACTGTTTCTACCACTGGACTTAGCTTTTGTGTGGGGGCTCTCATAATTGAACTCAAGTTTCCTTGCAGCAAAACCTGCAGAAGACAGATAGATGGTCTGCTTCCCTTTTATCAAAGACTATCAATAATGTTACAAACTAGCCAAAGAATTTCGGGTAAAATGTACCCCAATGCCGAACTTGGTTTCACTACTTTGAAATCTCATAAATGTTGCATTTTAACTATTGATCTACAGAAACTGACCGTTcctggagcaagtggcaaagggtttggtagttggtacccgagacccaagtttgaatcctagttgattcacatttccagctaagtttatttctaaatgaaataaaacgaaacAAGTAGTATGTTACAATAATCTTTCAGTTTAGTCCGAAGTAGTTTAAGTAGAATGCACGAgtcattatatattttacaataaaaacaaTCATTTAGATGtcaaatcaataataatataagtGAACAATACAGGAGTTAAATCGAGTTGGTATCAGGACCATTAATTGTGGAAAAAGCTCTCGAATCAATAATCTCAAGTTGCGATATCACGATCTTATAGAGACCATCTTACCTTACAACCAGAAGCAAAATCTGTTAATGGGATCATCtacttttaagattcaaaagCTACGCAAACAACTAcaataattagattttgattcctaaatatatgtatatattttccaTGTCAGGTTCTTTGTTGATGCAGTCCCGGTGAGAGTGTACAAGAACAATGAACAAAAAGGTGTGCCGTACCCGAACAGCCAACCCATGGGCATCTACTCGACTGTATGGAATGCAGATGATTGGGCCACACGAGGAGGCTTAGAAAAGATAGATTGGAGCAAAGCACCATTCTATGCTTATTACAAGGACTTTGACATTGAGGCTTGTGAAGAAGCCATTCCGAGTTGGCTCAGCAGCTGCAGCAAAACCTCCAGTAACTGGTGGGACACACCATCTTACCAGCAACTCGACCCGGTCCAAAACCGACTCTACCGTTGGGTCCGGCTGAACCACATGGTCTACGATTACTGCACCGACCGGTCCCGGTTCGCCGTCCAACCCCCCGAATGTTTAGCTGGAATTTGAGACATAGTTTGATTGCATTACTAATGCATGGTATTATTGATGCAGGGTTtggatatatatctatatatatatatatatatatatatatatatatatatatatatatagttgtggtGTTTATATTAATCGGAAATTATCCAAGTGTatgttgataataataataaaagtcaGAATGTTGCATGGCAGTAATTacatgaatatttgataaattatatatcGAAAATAATCCCTACTGAAAGAATTAATTTGATGGTGTCTTTCTATCATAAATGTTTGAGAAAAAGTATTTGCACTAGTAagctaagggtgtgtttggttccacgtaaaactatGGAAATAGAaattggtggaaaaaaaaaatttatgctctttagttagtgtttggtttgtagaaattttttttttttttgtttggttgaaaaaagaaaaaaaaaagataaataacaaACTTTATTACTATAACctatatctaaaaataaaatatatttaaaaattaaaaatctcataaaaaataataaaaaggatttgaatttaaaatcagagatGCTGATCTTACActaaatagtgaaaaagaaattctataaaaatttcatcaaatttgaattattttataccgttaaattcacaaacgtatcacggaccattaaaattgtcaattttgaggccTTTTGATCACCAaccaaatgatattgaaaaattataaaatttagtttttaaatacttttaatagtgtagatcaagtcaaACGAaatcgatcgttgatttggaaatcgtatcattaaaaacaacttgttAGTATGGAGACCTCCATGCTAcaaatagtataccagcctagctctctctctctctctctctctctatatatatatataagtaagagGTCTAGGGTTGGACCTCCCACGCGGTCCATGAGTTTTTCCCACAGCTTGTGGACCGTGCCTAGTGACTCATGCGCCGCGTGTTTTTGCAGCGCCGCTTTTCATTTTCCGCTCATTTTAGGCGGAAAAACGAAAAGTCCCATTTTTTTCattatctgtaaaaaaaaatattttacgcaAAAACAAACTTTTAAACCAAATGGATTGAAAATCACTTGTCggctgaaaaataattttcgatgTCTTTTTATGCCGTTCCGAACATCTCCTAAGCTAAGCTCCAAAATTGTCGGCAATGAGGATATGGTTAACAAACGAGGATGCGTATTCAAAAGTTGTTTGGGcctcaaaagttttttttcgctaaagcaaaacaaaaaaatttaaaattagaagttTTATCTTCACATGTCCAAAAGTTTAGTTCTAGTTTAATGTCCTAGTAAAAACTTCACAACTTTTATTTACCAAATATCGCTTTCGACAAAAGCAATAGTATTTGAAGCACGCAAAATGTAGAAATTAGTTTGGTTGTTCTTATTTCGAACAATAAATTTCGCATGCCATCCTATGTTTAATTAAGTTTTCACTACATTGATACATTGTTTTACAACAATTAAGCAACTTTATTTGGATTGATCACTGTTCATTGGCCTAGcttaatcaaaatttgttttaaaaaaaaaaatctaattagtTCAATCCAAAACTTATCATGAGAAGAGGCCAAAAAAAGTCAAATCAGAGCCTGATGAAATAATTGAACAAAGTAAAGATTCTGTGCAGATTGGGTGCTTACATTAGCTCAGAATGTGGCAGCAACCACAGTAGGACCACCACACCAGTGCGCTGCATCAATTCTCTCTTCTCATTGTTGTTTTATGGACCAAAAGTCAAGGATTTAAAGATCAATCTTATCAAAATTCATGAAGGGAATCCCTCTGGTTCCTGGGTGCCACATGTTCCCATCCATTCTGCTTTTAGACAAAttctcaaattttgaatttgaaatttcgacTAAATTATAACTAGTTTAGTTGCTCAGAACTTCCAAGTAGAGACGAGATGAAAGGCAAATTAATCAAGTGGGAGAAGCATGAGTGGGGTTTAAGTATTATTTCTCTGTCTCTAACAAGttgattatattttatctttaacGTATCTGTTCGATCTTACGACTGCAGATCTGCGTCGACTTTTAACAGTTCTTTTGTTTAGCAGTAACAATCTTATTATTAAGTTTCTTACAAATAGTTTAGAGCTAAACAGGTGTGCTGTAaagtctctttctctctagttgGCAGCTGTCTAGAGTGATGATTGGGGCATTAGGGCGCAGACTGACATTGACAGCCACACAAAGGGACTAATCTTCCCAGCCTGCCCAAAATTGTTTCTTCCTTGCATTGTATAGACAGCTGACTAATCCTTTAATAGTCTGGATTAATTGCagtacagttttttttttttttttttttttttttttttttttgtccctatCCTTTTCTTTCAATGTCATTTTAGGATAGATTTGTTTGTCTTATGTTTGCTAACTATTCGTCAAAAAAAGATTCAATGACAACTTTTCTAGCTAAACTACTGGAATTTTAACGGTAAGGCACAGAAAGGAATGAGAGCTCGAAGGACTGGATTGTATTCAGGTGTAGGGAACCGGACTAGCGATTGTTTGTTTCGAAAAACTTATTCAGAATAACCTTTGTTATATAAATAAGTTTTTCTCGTTATGAAGTGTTTACAGACATGCTAGAAATAATAATGAAGGAAAACTTTCTCCCTTGACCCATTAACATTGTGTACAATTGGAGACCTTTAGATCAGCACGAATCGTAATGCACCACATGGGGCACCCAAGCCCATGTTCTCGTGTTCTTTGGCCCATTTTATTTGGGCCAGCCCATATTCAACTTATCCTTGCCAAAATGTGGGCCTACGTCATTGTCATGGGCCCTATTTGGGCCGCGCTTAAAAGCCCTTCAGTGCTATTTCTCCGTTAATGGGACGAGGGGCAGAATCGGCAAATCACAGGTTAGGTTCACGAATGACGTGGTGGACTGAGTCCATGCAATAGTCACCGACCACGTGCGCCGTGCCCTTCGTCTTTTTCCCGGTCCCTGACAGCGGAGCTCCTGTCGGGTATCGTGGTCCGCACCAATGACGTGAGGTGGGGCCCAGCAATcgaccattaatatttttacacgTCAGCAAATAATACTGTTTGCTGTATTGATGGGCAACAGCGGATCAGAGagaaattaatctttttataaACAAAATTAACGAAATTTAACCTCTGCTTATGGTAAAAATGTAGGGAGGCCCCTCAACTGTTGGTCTGTTTGAAATTTCTTACTTTAAacattattttctctctttaattgatatatgtattaaataatttttagaagaaaaattatcataaaagataatttaattataagagCAGGTGGAAGGGTGAATTAATGTGTGTATTATGcggtaaagaaaataaaatagcgGAGCATTTGTTTACAGAGTATATTTGTTTGTGCACAGTATTTTTATAACCtaacttttttaataaatttatcaaatttaacaaaattttaattatttttataaataaaatcaaaacaattaataatcaatatttactatgattattaaatttaataaaattgtcaaatataactaattaaaataatttaaactagaaaaattagaaatttgaaaaGTCGACTTATTTCTAAATCGCATACAGGCTACAGCTGTATTCTCCACactttttttgcctttttatttaagcaaataataataataataataacaataatttgtTAGTGTGATTTTATGGGGGAAAAGAGTCAAGTTATTCCTGCGCCACATCCACCGTAAAATCCGTTTCTTTTCACATAACCCCCACAACATTTGactatttgttttttaaaattctattaaaCAAAACCGGATCATCATTAAGCAAATTAACACCAaaataatttcataataaatttcCAGtcccttccctttttttttgtcttatttttttcctaaacCCTTACATTGTGATAAGCACGACGTGCACTCATGCTTCGCCctttcgttttttcttttttcccttttttttttaatttatttgcccTTTTCTGaccctttcctctctctcctctctcctctctccttaATTCGCCTTCGTCATCGATCGATCGAGAGGAGCTCTCCATCGATTTCAAACCCTAAATCCGTCGCCGCCCTTCCCCCACGACCCAAGGATTTGAGACCCGTCGAGGTGAGACTTTTAATTTTCCCCGAATTTTCCGTCGAATTTTTTTAATGGGGACTTGGATTTTGGGGGCCGTGTTTGCTTGTTACGGCGGTGGTCGCTCCCGCGTTCGGGACGATGACCGATCGGGGGCGGCTCCGATCGAGATGCCGAGCCACCGCGGGCCTTCGATTAAGGTGAACGGGTGAGCGCGATCCATCGAGCGATGCGATCATATTTGCGTTTTGAGTTTGATTCGGTTGTTTGGATTTGGAAATTGGTTTTGTGGTTGGTGAAGATTGGAATTAGATCGAATTCTCGGGGTTTTAGCTAATGGATGTGTTAGAATTGTGTCAGAGTAGAAAGAAGTGGTTTAAGCTGGTCGTGAAAGTTGGTTCTGACCTGTTTTAGATGGGGATTTGATCTGACATTGAAGTTTTAGTTAGTGATTCTGGAAAAGTATCATTTTTGTGAGTTGCATTGATGGTTCATATAGTAAAAGGGAAGTGCTTTTCATGTTCTAATTCAAGTTTCTGTGCTATTGCATGTGAGAAGCAGCTTAGTTGTAGAAATTTTCAAGTATAAGGAGAAGTTAGAGCACAGTTATGGAGGTTACTGGTTAGAAATTTCGTCTTTCTGGTTTGACTTTGATCAACAGTTGcgaagtactttttttttaaggacTGATTTTTATGTTGGGATCTTGTGGGCTGGTTTAGTGCTATTTGGTTTGAGGAATTGTATTCCTGAGTATAGTATTGATATTTTCAACAAGTTCATTGGTGGCTTTAAGATCAGCCAAAGAGTTATATCCGAGAGTGCATCATGTGCAGTTCTTGATGTTTCTTTGTTGGGGATAGTTAATATGTTTGCTGATTATTTCTACCTACAAACATCAAGAGCGTCGCATGCTTTAAATCTGTGACAGTACCTCCTATTTTGTAATTGTATCATCTGTTTTGTCTCTATACCttgtatttttcttaaaaatctcctctcatgaattaaaaaaataaattcttggCATGGATCTTATTCCTCCAATTACATTGGTTTATGTATCTCATTCCTCCATTCAGTGTTCTATTATGGTCAAGCTTAGGTTAAGAGGAAGGCTCACTAGGTGCTAAACAGCTAGCATTTGACTGTTTTTGAGGCACTTGCTAAaattcattttaaatgtaattCCTGAGATTTATAGGCTAAAGCCTGAATGCTTGCTTTTGActaaccatctatttatctacAATATCTTTCTGCAGAATACTTGTGCTTCTCTTTTGAGGACGAAATCAGGCAAGAGTCCTTCCGCAAGGTCCAAAAGCAATATGGCTGTTTCTATGAAAGATTTGGATCCAGCATTTCAAGGGGCTGGAACAAAGGCGtatcctcttatattatatcaCTATAAGATTGGTTGATTGATTCCATCATGgtaatatttatctataaattGTAGAAACTCGATCAGAAAATCTGATCCTTTAgttagaacttttaaatttgtatcGTGATTGTTGtaaaatttactttaaaatgtATGAAGGATTCACGAGAACTTAGATACTATGGTTAAATGATGAAATGATTGACAAATTGGTATTTAATTTCAGTTGATCGAGAGTCAGCTAGCCACTTGATAGATGTCAACGAAGTTATAGAAGGCTTCTGTAAATTATATTGTTTATCCAGGCTAATACAGTACCAACAGCTAGATCAAATTGCAACATTTCTACTTAAAAGATTTCTTTATACCATTCAGAAATTAAGGAACACTACTTCTGCTTATTGCTAACTAGAGGATTGCAGAAGTTTGTAATGCAATAGAATGGAGTTATGTGCAGGGCAATGAATCGAACCTATTCTTGAAATACAGAATTCTCATGCATTCCCTTTCCAGTTGATACTTTTTTCTCTATGATGagcttaatttttctttcattttctgcATTACTTCAGATGGTAATGTAAAATGGTTACAACCCTTAACAAGTTATAGTGGACTTGAGATATGGCGTATTGAAAATTTTCGGCCAGTCCCTGTGCCAGAGTCTTCCTATGGAAAATTTTTCACTGGGGATTCATACGTTGTTCTTAAGGTACTTTGATATACTTACTGTTAATATACAAGCTATGGATTATGCCCTTTATTTTTATCTCATAGAATGTTACTACTGTGCTATGTGTATAGTTTGAAAGCAGAATCTGTTAATTCTTCATTTTCACCTGTGGGCAGATTCAGCTCCTCGCTCTTACAGTTTTGGACCGCAaaagaattatattttgaaCATTCAGTGTTagcatttgaattttaatatggATTAAACATACAGACCGCCGTTTAACTTTTATAGTTGTGCTAATTGACCCgtaaaatcttaattttgattaattggCCCCTTATTTTCATGTACTAAGGAATCTCCTTTCCATTTGAACAACAGTGCTTATACTCCTTGTACCCTAATAATATATTCTTCTTGTTTTTAACAGACAACTGTCTTGAAAAATGGTTCTTTCCGCCATGACATCCACTATTGGCTTGGTAAAGATACTAGCCAGGTCAGTTGTCTGACAATTTGGTGACTGTCCTTGAAAGCACTTTTCACACCACTACTTCAATTCAATTTAATTGCTCATAAGTTTGATCTTTTCAGGATGAGGCTGGGACTGCTGCAATTAAAACTGTAGAATTGGATGCTACCCTTGGAGGACGTGCAGTCCAATATCGCGAAGTACAAGGAAATGAGACTGAAAAGTTCCTCTCCTACTTCAAGCCATGCATTATTCCACAGCAAGGTGGGGTGGCATCTGGTTTCAAGCATACTGAAGTCAATGAGCATGAGCACGTTACACGGTTATTTGTATGCAAAGGAAAGCATGTTGTCCATGTTAAAGAGGCAAGTCATCCTCTCCCCCCTCTTCGCTTAGAAATATGTATCTATGTACTCACTAAAGTGCCCCTCTTTGAAAAACTTTTTCTAATAGAAGACCAACTTCCCAACATGAAAAATGATGACCACCAACTTGTAATAGGTTGCACTGTAGAAtggtatatataaaaatttaggcTCGACAAGCATACTTCTGGGAATAAATGATTTTTGGCAAATATGTGAAAGCCCAATAGTCTCCTAAGTTGGTCATCCTGTTTTCACCAGGTTCCGTTTGCTCGATCGTCTCTCAATCACGATGACATTTTTATTCTGGATACCAAGTCCAAGATTTTCCA encodes the following:
- the LOC109720215 gene encoding probable xyloglucan endotransglucosylase/hydrolase protein 6 isoform X1, translating into MEGRALLLLLFSLSFLLLSPPSLARPANFARDFRVTWAESHIKQLNNGTSIQLILDQSSGCGIASKNKFMFGHVSMKIKLISGDSAGTVTAFYLSSETDTIRDELDFEFLGNRSGQPYTVQTNVYAHGKGDREQRVNLWFDPSADYHTYSILWNHHHVVFFVDAVPVRVYKNNEQKGVPYPNSQPMGIYSTVWNADDWATRGGLEKIDWSKAPFYAYYKDFDIEACEEAIPSWLSSCSKTSSNWWDTPSYQQLDPVQNRLYRWVRLNHMVYDYCTDRSRFAVQPPECLAGI
- the LOC109720215 gene encoding probable xyloglucan endotransglucosylase/hydrolase protein 7 isoform X2: MAPQSNSYLINPQVSLSISLSISPSIYLDKTCYLCKGCGIASKNKFMFGHVSMKIKLISGDSAGTVTAFYLSSETDTIRDELDFEFLGNRSGQPYTVQTNVYAHGKGDREQRVNLWFDPSADYHTYSILWNHHHVVFFVDAVPVRVYKNNEQKGVPYPNSQPMGIYSTVWNADDWATRGGLEKIDWSKAPFYAYYKDFDIEACEEAIPSWLSSCSKTSSNWWDTPSYQQLDPVQNRLYRWVRLNHMVYDYCTDRSRFAVQPPECLAGI